CTTGGATCCACCTGCCAAAACATGGCATCTCCGGCACCCAGAAGCGGCGGCCTACCAGCCGTGGGCATAGGCTGATCAACCTGTcccatagactggcagggaagtgcTGTAGCTCAGTAACCTACAGGTTGACCCGCAAACTGTGAATCGCACCCACTCGGGACTCAGTGACCACCACCACAAGGCTAAGCAACTCACCTACCACAGGCCTtattagtgtctgcatgcattatatttagtttattttccTTTAATGTTCATGTGTCTCCAGTATACATccttttaatgtttaactgtcaGTTGGGAGCCTCCCTCAGGGAATTGCTATCAGACACAGTGCCTAAACTATTGGATGGTCTGAGCCTAAATAGAAATACCTAAGTCATGTTTGCAACCAGCCTTGCAGATATTAGATCAACCGTGCATAATATTGCCAAAACTGACGTATTGTTTTTCGTAGATGTAGCTCCTATAACTGGTAGCTGTTGATGGGGCACTATAACTAACGCAATGCACTTTGCTAATGCTGAGACTAATCACTTTATTAAGCACGATGTAGTGGTAGTACATAGCGCACGTACTTGCATAGTACATAGACTGCCGTTAGTGTTTTACCCACACAATGCAAGCCACCATCTTGTTCTTTGGTTACGTACTGCGCAGGCCCACCTATTAGATGTTAAGCACTCTAGCGTTGAACGACATGATATTCTTAGTAATGATTCTTGTTAACTTTACATACACGTGTTTCTTGTATTACAATAAGTGTTACTAGCATGTTATCCTACttcataacaaaaatgtgcaactgtataTCGCCATGACCCTGTAAGCATTATTCCACCtgtgtctgctgtcgtggcaccacaGGAATGTTTGTTAATCatatttgcaccaaaaataaagaattataataaaaaaaaaaaaatggctgctagagcacctaCTCCCATCGACCAAGACCCTGGTGTAGTAAGATGGCGTCTCCATCCGGAGTTACACCTAAGATGacgatgacatcaacaccctctgGAGGAAGTCCATCAAGATTAGGCACTTAACAACTAACcaattaaatgtttactttaCTAAAACACCTAACACTTAACCAATTGAAAAGTTTACTTTCTGTATTTGCATACGTTGCATTATTTGCCTTTTTAAGGGGCTACGCCGCCCCCCTGACAAAACACTTGGAAATTTTCATTTAACTGAACtttttctgtgtcagtgtgatttCTTCGACGTGCACGCTTTACTAGGGGGTAGTGATATGAATACAATAATCAGTGTgcaggcagggggggggggggggggtagtgataTGAATACAATAATCAGtgtgcaggctgtgggggggtTAGTGATATGAATACAATAATCAGTGTGCAGGCTGTGGGGGGTTAGTGATATGAATACAATAATCAGTGTGCAGGCTGTGGGGTGGGTTAGTGCTGTGTTACACTGTGACCCTAGTAATGGCTATTTTCCTCTCATCCTATACGGCTATCCGTTTCCAGAATGGACATTCCCGGCCGCCGTACTCAGTACATCATCCCTCCCCCTGTATTACGTTATGAACCCGGAAGCGCTTTGCTTTCGGTCTGTGGTGTCGGAATGGAGCTGGAGGAAGGCTCGGGGCAGTGGGGGCCGTTAGACGGAGATACCGGCACGGCCAGCAGGGGGAGCCCCGGAGACAGCGGCCATGTATCGCAGAGTCACAGCGTCTGCAGCGGCGCCTCGGCCGGGCTCCTGACAGAAGATGAGGAGGAGCCGGGGAGGCAATGCACTCCTCCCGCCCTACTGGACCACCTCCTGCCGGCTGCGGCTTCCAGCTACACCGGCTACGTGCTCCAGGGAGAGCAAACGGCCGAGGTGAGGACCTAGTGGGCGGGGCTTCTCTTGTCACGTGCGGCAGGGAATGGAGTCCGGGATTAGGCTGTGGGCGGGGCGATATGAATGATGTGTCTGACCGAGTTACCATGGAAACAGCGTTCAGCCTGCACAGGGAGCTCcatagtgttagtgtgtctgtgtagcagagctccatattgttagtgtgtctgtgtagcagagctccatattgttagtgtgtctgtgtgtctgtgtagcagagctccatattgttggatgtctgagtgtttaacagagctccacagcaataatcatCATTGTAATGTCttttaactacaataaatgtgtttaaaatcaGTCTGTGTGAATAAGATACTGTTttagttctaaattacattttagtcccattaattgttattaataaatcacctaaaatttctcagaacagcctgcccctggccacaccccctaaAATTGAAGCCTTCTTGTTTGTCTTTTTGAAATGGTGAGAGGTATGCAACACTATCACTTATTgcattttgctaaaaaaaaaaaaaaaaaaagtggttattTCTCTGCTCATATGCAGGACTGCGGTAAATATATGTTCTTCCCACATCCCAGTCGTAACCccataaatggacattatagtcaccaaaacaactttagcttaatgaaaccgttTTGATATgtaggtcatgcccctgcagtcttaattgtgaaatatctgtcatttaggagataaattgctttatgcagccctagtcacacctccctgcatctgacttacacagccttcctaaacacttcctgtaaagagtcatctaatgtttacactttattgcaaattctgtttaatttagtattCCTAATCtgttgctctgttaatagcttgctagaccctgcaagagcatcctgtgtgtaattaaagttcaatttacaggggggcggagcttagcgccTGAGCCGAACAGACGTATCTCATCAGAGCTTCGGGCACTAACCCCAAACCCGGCACTCAGCATACTATGGAAGGGGTAAGCTACAGACACATGCCTTTCTTGTACCCGAAATCGGGCAAGAAGACTCGCCGCAAATCCGGGGCCTACCTAGGGTATTCAACCACACGGGCTGCCACGAGAGACCTTGAGGCAGAGTTAGCAAAGCtatatagccccccccccccccccccccccagctgcaTGCTAACCCTCCATGGGACGCAGATCCCAGAAACCTCTGTTTGGCCCCAGCAAAGACTCCCAAGACAAGGAACTCAAGAGGTACAAAGGTTAAAAGACCAAATGCAAAGCTTACAACACTCACATACTTCCCTGACACAGAGGGTAGATATCACTGAAGACCTCAATTGACGTGCCAATATCAAATTCCGAGGTGTCCCAGATTCAATAAACCGGGCAGAACTGCCACACTACTTAAGGCGACTGACAGAATCACTCCTGCCTTACTTGCAGgctaaaaaaaactccagttcgACGGCTGCTACAGAATCAATAAATCCAGACCGGTCCCATCCGATGCCACCCACGACATAATTGTGCGCTGCCATTCCATGTCGGACAGGAACCGCTTCCTGGCAGCAGTGAGGGCAAAGTTCCCTTGAACTTGTAGGCTTccaaattgacattttttttcaggatccaACCAGAAATCCCCTACAATGGCGGAAGTCCCTAGGTGCAGTTACATGTCGACTAAGAGAACCCAAAGTGGAATATTGATGGATTCTAACGAGAGCCCCTATGGCTACAACAGCGGATGGCAGAATACTAAGACTCACCTCCATAACTGATGCCGCAGCGTTTCTTCAAACACTGGGACTAAGGGGCGGAGCCTAAACACAGAGCCGACCAGACGTGCTGTGAATCATCTCCTACAATAAACGACGAAATCGGGGGTATAAACCCCGAAAATAGACACAATCTGGAGCCTGAGTGCACTCAGCGAGTCAGGGTAACCATGGGGCATCGAATGCACCAACAAACGAGTCTCACACTGCCCGGGAACCCGACCAACGCATATGGGGCCCACCTGCGACTGAGCCAGGGAGAGACGACCGCTCTCCTGAATGGTAAAGCCAGATCTCAACCCCTTCATGCACTCACCTCCATtcccccccctccgcccccccccggactggtgggggtcatcccggtccacactcgaCTCCAAAAGCACCCAGCCGAGAAGACAACATAAGCATGACCTGGGCATGCTAAACTGCAGGCCCTCAAAGAGAACAGCTAAAATGGCGGCCGGCAACGCGACCCACATGGTGAACATGACACCGTCACCAACACCATGGAATGCACCCCTACAGCGACCAGAGGCGATACTGTTCCACTTCTGGGCGGCAACAAGCAGCCCGACCCATGACACCTTCACCACCGATGAAGGGTGAGCGGAACCGTGAATGTCGGGGAGTGGAGGGAATACCCTTGGGCACAAAGTCGCCTCACCTACCCATCCACGCACAACCTAGCCCACCCGGGCTGCAGGTCATAGGGCGAAGAACACACAAGCATCGTCCACactggcggaggaagaagcaacgCAAGCGACAGACAAAGACCAGCTCCTCCGTCCCTCCCACAAGTAGAGTAAACCCGGACCCCAGCGGCAACCGAGTTTGTGGCAAGAAGATGAAGGCCTGCACACCAGCCTGTGGCTGGGGGGACACCCTCACTGACACTCGTACTGCAGCGGGACACAGAAACCCAGCACCGGATACGCATCGCCTATACAAAGAAGGCATCAGGTGAAGGAGAACCTGATGGGGGCCCTGTATACTCGACGAAACGGGACACTGTCACACTGCTAGCCCTGCATGCCTTAACATGCCCTAACAGCGAGACCGCGGGCCCTACCAAGCGGTTGGACACACTTGTGGACAATAAGCTTAATACCATGCATGCCTTATACCCTGCATCGCAGGTAACATGTAACATGAGCTTGGACAGAGTAGCGACACTGACAAATGCCTGCCGCCATGCCTAGTACACAATCGAAGGCACGCGCTCACATACACCTAAGTCAAACCCGAGGAGCTTATATGTAAATCTGTGACCGTATTACTTGTTTAAAAAGTAAGCATTATACTGTACAGACAGGGAATCGTCACATATTGGAATATCATTGATGCttctatgtttaaccccttaacaccgcagccaaatgtacaagttgtgaacgaaacaaaacgtaaacaaaacctggcatttgcgctatatgtctgtccaaccgtaattcacctctttcatattaaatgcacccccccttattatatatcattttattcaggggaaacagggctttcatttaatatcaaatatttagctatgaaacataatttaatatgaaaaaaatgggagaaaataagattttttttgatttttttcgttcttcatgacattttaactgtcaatgtcatgtttgcttttactgcaataaaatacacatatttgtattcagcaaagtctcacgtgtaaaacagtaccccctatgtacaggttttatggtgttttgggaagttacagggtcaaatatagcgtgttacatttgaaattgaaattcgccagattggttacgttgcctttgagactgtatagtagcccaggaaataaatttacacccataatggcataccatttgcaatagtagacctcccaaggtattgcaaataagcgatgtccagtcttttttagtagccatttggtcacaaacactggccaaagttagcgtttgtatttgtttgtgtgtgaaaaatgcaaaaaacgccaattttggccagtgtttgtgactaagtggctactaaaaaagactggacataccccatttgcaatacctttggttgtctactattgcaaatggtatgccatcataggggtaattttcattcttgggctaccatagggtcataaaggcaacgtaagcaatctggcgaattttaatgtgaaaaaaattaaacacaagccttatatttgacgctgtaatttttgaaaacaccataaaacctgtacatgaggggtactgttgtactcaggagacttcgctgaacacaaatatttgtgtttcaaaacagtaaaaagtattgcagcaataatatcgtccctgtaagtgctgtttgtgcgtgaaaaatgcaaaaaacgtcacttttactggcgatatcatggttgtaatacattttactgttttgaaacactaatatttgtgttcagcgaagtctcccgagtaaaacagtaccccccatgtacaggttttatggtgtcttggaaagttatagggttaaatatagtgctagcaaattaaattccctatactttcggcatgggtggtcaggcaggtcccgctaattgtaattaattaggatacctaattatgtaaaattattacataaatatatgtgtagaattaatatatgtatatatatacatatgtgtatatatacgtatatatatatataattttttttgaatatttttatttatatataggtatatatatatagtgatatatacgtatatatttatgtatatagatatatatattatttcgttataagtgtattttgatataaatatatatattaatatcagaatacagttagaacgaaataaaacacatctttatattttttaatattttatttttaattattttttttatttaatttttttacgtatttacatattaattttttttatattatttataaatatatatataacaataattatatatatatttaatccgtatcagtctacgtgtaatttgatattaatatatatatataattatatatatattaatattaaaatacacctagacggtgtatgtgtgtatatgtgtatatatatatacttagatcatatatatataatatatatatatgatctaagtatataatttatttatttttacactgttttaaaacatttttattttattttcagccagcagggggaccaactgtcattacagttggtccccctgctggcaatgcagcaggcagctataccggccatgtgattgtgaggtcctcgcaaggacctcactctcacatggccgggagggctcctggagggcggacgtgccgcggggggctccctgggagtcccccgaaccgcgatcgccggcgtgggaccgccagcgaccgggtaagttactaaaaaccggagggcgtactattacgtccggcggcgtttagagccgcttttaaaaggacgtaatagtacgccctccggtcttaaggggttaaaacctaatCTTATAAGCAACAGTCCACCTGTATGATACTACCGGAAGGGATAGCGCTAGACACTAATATAAGACATGTTATATTCAGATTAGCCCATGCAAGGGTCATACCTGCCTACAACCTGTGAATATCTTCGACGCTgcttttgttatattttgttcAGTTATTTTTGGTACGACTTCAGCCTGACTCACACTTTATTTACTTAATGCGTGTCTACGATATTGCATAGCCTATTGGTACTCCTTTAATAGCCTATTTAGACAGGCATTGCTCCTGGTTATAATCTGTTTTTGCTAAacgacaagacaaaaaaaaaaaaaattaggcatcACTATTCCGGAAATGTAATCCCTCAAAGTTAACGATTTACTAACCTTCTATTGTAAACCATTTATACGTTTCCCTCTTTTTATTGTGTACCCCATCttttatgcttcaataaaagaaagattgacaaaaataaaggtaaaaaaaaaacaaaaaataacactgGGACTAAGCCCACATGAGCCCAATACCTCCTCCACCACCAAGTCCTGGGATCCAGCCCGAACGTCCTTCACGCCTGGAGGGAGATAAGCCGGGCGCAGCTACATGACCACACTGtttttgtttactttatttctgTTCAGCATTACTACCGTTGATTTAATTTAATCTTTTTCCTTATGCCTCAACACTCAGTAGAGTACCATTAGGCCTACCTAAGCCTAATCTAATGCCCCCATATGGCCCATAGCAAGCACGATAGTGCCCAAACTCACGAGACAGTTCCATTGTGATTTGATTAGGcttccacttctgatgatgtcagcagacagcttgtttttctgagtctaacagcatgcattaCAGCTTCAGTCTTGAATACAGTAagctttttactatatttatggaggcagggggggctagatggtggttttaacactatagcgtcaggaatacatgtttgtgttcctgaccctatagtgatcctttaaccccttaaggacacatgacatgtgtgacatgtcatgattcccttttattccagaagtttggtccttaaggggttaaggttataCTTCTATGTTCAATCTCAACTAACATTGTGAATCCTTTATGTTTGTAAACTTGCCTCCatgaaacaaagattgacaacaaaaaaaaggttcaatttacagagcaggaggtaacaatttttaaccccttaaggactgtgcTGTTTTGGACATATTGTACCTGTTTTAACACTTCTGTggtgtttgtatttagctgtaattttcctctctcttattactgttcccatacaaatttatatattgtctttttttCAGGACAACAAGGGCTTTCTTtaaataccattatttgtatcatgtcatataatttactttaaaataataaataaaatatggggaaatttgaaaaaaaaacacgttttctgacttttacttgaaaaatcttttactaaaaaagctaatgaaaaaaacggTTAAATAGATAGAAAATTTTGTCCCgcgtttaaaaacacccagtgtgtataaatacaagtaggacattACATGAATAGGCatatagaatttaaatatttatatatttgaagtctactcgtatatttatgaaattatgtatatggacatatgtatattttgtatttttatatatacatttcattttaagtgtgtatgtgtgtatatatatatatatatatatatatatatatctcaaaatacagtgAGAATAACTTACACATGTGTGTGtgggtaatttaaccccttaaatatatatatatttttaataaggtccaaacttctggaataaaaggtgtgcttaaggggttaattaagtgtatttttttatataaatatattaatataaaaacacagtatgataaggtgtgatgtgtgtgtgtgtgtgtgtatatatatatatatatatatatattataaaaaaaatttatttaacagatgcagggagactgcctgtcagtttaggcagtccccctgcaggcagatgccttgacgcctattgcggccatgtgactgctctgttagagcgatcacatggccagcaggggcctaatttgcagaggggggactgtctgggctatcaggcagtccccccagactggGAGCAGTGCGGATCGCTGGTGGGGGAACGGCTGCGATCAAGTAAGTAATAATTAaggttatgacggttcaggaccgtcatcaatCCTCATGGGGATGTTTCTGATGACCATCCTGAACcatcatcggtcctcaaggggttaaagtaagttacatctgattgaaaatgaaaccattttgatttcatgcagcctgtgtcagtcacagccagggaaggcgtagctagggctgcataagcggaaataaaagtgatttaactcctaaatggcagataattgagcagtaaaacatcACAGGTTTGATTCATATacaaaagctgcttcattaagctaaagttattttggtggctATACTGGCCCTTTAAGGCAACGTCAGCTGAAGTTGAAGCATAGCTAGATTAGAGAATTTTGTCAGTTCAGTTAATTTtgcgttaaatttgaaatttgctctgaattctcactttgataAATAACACTGTCAATGTCACAACTTAACAATATTAACTAATGATTTTTGTATGGTATGAAACTCACTGCTCAACTCCACATTAATGTGAGAAATTTGGATTTTCATTCACAATTGcattgcatttattattattttttaacagtggATTGAAGTTCTTTTCTATTCTTGATTAATTTTAAGCAATAATTACTGACTTTGTTGCATTTATGTATTATATTCAATTTCTTTAGATTGAAACTTTGGAAAAATGTTTGGAAGACCTGCTAATCCGAGTCGACGAGTTTGTTGGGATGTTGGAtatggtaaatatatatttttttaattataaagaaGTTAAAccatattcttaaaggaacactgtatttTTTTCGGAAAACAAAGctgaattcctaacactatattgtcCCTCTCGTGCACCCATTAGGTTTTTAAAACGcagaatgtcctcatgcaaagtcaaACTCTATGAAACTGTAGTAAGCCCCTACAATGGCTTTCTGGTAGACACTCACTAGAGGTCTTAccaatgcaatgtaaacattgctgtttcactagaaatgcaatgttttgcattgcagggttaagggaacagggacagtgtacccggaccacttcaatgagattaagtggtctgggtgcctatagtgtcccttaagagATTCCtaataataaattacataaaGGGAAGACTGTGGGAACCATAACCAATGGCTATGGTTCCTGGAGGCCATGGGTGCCAGATCCCACATCACTACTAAACGGTAAGCTCaccgttttttttttagatattctcAGTCCTTTGTACAATATTTATCTTTTGGTATTTTCTCTTGTTCACCCTCAATTGACCAGATAGCTCTGGTACTTGCAGAATGTATTATTCAAGTGGTTGACATGTTTATTGTTTTTGCAATTTACATGAATACATttatgcaaaaaaacaacaacacaagacATAGTTATAAAATGCTATAATATGATGTATAAGCATTTAACTTGACGGAACCACTTTACGTTTTGTATGTGATGTTTTGGTCCAggatatttacttattttaatataaatttgaagTATGAATTTGTAATGttgttttaagtttattttttttttttatttttttttttacagattagaAATGACACATCTCAAGTGATGAATGAAAAAGTGCCTCAAATTTATGCCAAAGCCACAGAAATGAGAGCATTGTATCATAAAATCGATATGCTTGAGGTATGTAAATCAGCACTTGTTTATTAATCTTGACTACATTTTAAACTTCTTTAATTGTTAATTTGATTTTTGAATGTATAGTTGACAGCTTCACACCAATACTTCGttaaccagtcctcaagactcaCCGATGTTCTGCAATTTATGGACTTCTCATTTTTATGCCATTGGAAATATCAATAAAAACTTTGATGGTTCGTAGGTCCTTGGAGACTGTGAGAAAAACAGCTGTACAGCAAGATTGAGAAGCAGGGACTTTTTGATATGCTAACTTGACATTAAACTATTTGTCTtaagatatataaatatgtttttattttattagtattattatttagtttGATA
The nucleotide sequence above comes from Pelobates fuscus isolate aPelFus1 chromosome 4, aPelFus1.pri, whole genome shotgun sequence. Encoded proteins:
- the LOC134607905 gene encoding biogenesis of lysosome-related organelles complex 1 subunit 4-like, which gives rise to MELEEGSGQWGPLDGDTGTASRGSPGDSGHVSQSHSVCSGASAGLLTEDEEEPGRQCTPPALLDHLLPAAASSYTGYVLQGEQTAEIETLEKCLEDLLIRVDEFVGMLDMIRNDTSQVMNEKVPQIYAKATEMRALYHKIDMLEAFVRKVGGNVAVMEDQVTHAETQLGTFPNPFKKIFKNISTSPLFSPTKPSSSPRAQQARYESPPVFKTEDHFPCSS